The proteins below are encoded in one region of Deltaproteobacteria bacterium:
- a CDS encoding cytochrome c encodes MSPLRFGVPTAAACAVVLAVAGGDATPAAAGDLSRGAAHYRLCAACHGDQGAGDPSRGAPAIAGLPPWYVEAQLKKFRAGQRGYTPGDDTGLQMRPMASALRTDEDVAGVAAYVASLPPTPHPATVTGDAARGQGLFAPCSACHGPDGRGNEALKGPQLAGQADWYLLAQLGKFKSGARGAHKDDATGAQMRAMASTLVDEQAMLDVVAYVRTLAPAGNAK; translated from the coding sequence ATGTCGCCCCTCCGCTTCGGTGTGCCCACCGCCGCGGCGTGCGCGGTCGTCCTCGCCGTCGCCGGCGGCGACGCGACACCCGCCGCCGCCGGAGATCTCAGCCGCGGCGCCGCGCACTATCGGCTCTGCGCGGCCTGTCACGGCGACCAGGGAGCCGGAGATCCGTCGCGCGGCGCGCCCGCCATCGCCGGCCTGCCTCCCTGGTACGTCGAAGCGCAGCTCAAGAAGTTCCGCGCCGGCCAGCGCGGCTACACGCCCGGCGACGACACGGGCCTCCAGATGCGGCCGATGGCGAGCGCGCTCCGCACCGACGAGGACGTCGCGGGCGTCGCCGCCTACGTCGCGAGCCTGCCGCCGACGCCGCACCCCGCGACCGTCACCGGCGACGCGGCCCGCGGTCAGGGGCTCTTCGCGCCCTGCAGCGCGTGCCACGGTCCCGACGGCCGCGGCAACGAGGCCCTCAAGGGACCGCAGCTCGCGGGTCAGGCCGATTGGTACCTCCTCGCCCAGCTCGGCAAGTTCAAGAGCGGCGCGCGCGGCGCGCACAAGGACGATGCCACCGGCGCCCAGATGCGGGCCATGGCGAGCACGCTCGTCGACGAGCAAGCGATGCTCGACGTCGTCGCCTACGTCCGCACGCTCGCGCCCGCGGGGAACGCCAAGTGA
- a CDS encoding cytochrome c oxidase subunit II: protein MLEWLIPAASTSADEIDWLFTLIFWTVGFWFLVAQGILFGFIVKFRRRPGVRSQYIAGESKDEKRWISWPHYVVIACDVVLIAGAIAVWRDVKQVIPTPDETIRVIAQQWAWTFVHPGPDRRLDTPDDVVTVNELHVRNDTTYAFELSSLDVVHSFSIPVFRLKQDAVPGRVITGWFRPTKTGTFDIACAEMCGLGHALMPAVLHIESPEAHAAWLGDRTTVAAATSGSRS from the coding sequence ATGCTCGAATGGCTGATCCCCGCCGCTTCCACCTCGGCCGACGAAATCGACTGGCTCTTCACCCTCATCTTCTGGACGGTCGGCTTCTGGTTCCTCGTGGCGCAGGGCATCCTCTTCGGCTTCATCGTCAAGTTCCGGCGCCGCCCCGGCGTCCGGAGCCAGTACATCGCCGGCGAGAGCAAGGACGAGAAACGCTGGATCTCGTGGCCGCACTACGTCGTGATCGCGTGCGACGTCGTCTTGATCGCGGGCGCGATCGCCGTCTGGCGCGACGTGAAGCAGGTCATCCCCACGCCCGACGAGACGATCCGCGTGATCGCGCAGCAGTGGGCCTGGACCTTCGTGCATCCGGGTCCGGACCGCCGGCTCGATACGCCGGACGACGTCGTCACCGTGAACGAGCTGCACGTCCGCAACGACACGACGTACGCCTTCGAGCTTTCGTCGCTGGACGTCGTGCACAGCTTCTCGATCCCGGTCTTCCGCTTGAAACAGGACGCGGTGCCCGGGCGCGTCATCACCGGCTGGTTCCGGCCGACCAAGACCGGCACCTTCGACATCGCCTGCGCCGAGATGTGCGGCCTCGGCCACGCTCTCATGCCGGCGGTGCTGCACATCGAGTCCCCGGAAGCGCACGCGGCCTGGCTCGGCGACCGCACGACCGTCGCCGCCGCGACATCCGGGAGCCGTTCATGA